The proteins below are encoded in one region of Terriglobales bacterium:
- the sppA gene encoding signal peptide peptidase SppA gives MRKRLSHFFAVIGFVVVVYAAIVFAVVLFSKGRVPKKTVLELDLERPMIEAVPDDPIAEAMNRDTAKVRDVVEALERAEKDDRVVGVVARIGAARMGLAQAQEVRNAVLRFRKSKKFAIAFAESFGEFSNGGASYYVATAFDQIWMQPSGDIGMTGIMLESPFIKGTLAKLGMTFHGDHRYEYKNALNFYTETRYTPAHREAMQKVMDSFFGQLVNGIAEARHKSPAEIKALMDRGPFLGREALDAGLVDKLGYRDEAYTEVKQRAGSDAELLYSWKYLARAGRPHDKGEKIALIYGVGGVTRGKSSYDPVGGSFTMGSDTVAAAFREAAADKDVKAILFRVDSPGGSYVASDTIWREAAKAKQAGKPIIVSMGDLAGSGGYFVAMNADKIVAQPGTITASIGVLSGKLLTSGFWDKIGVSWDEIHTSQNSTMWTGTHDYNPTEWARFQQWLDRIYVDFTSKVAEGRHLPKEEVLQIAKGRIWTGEDAKGLGLVDELGGFPEALALAKKAGGIPESEEVQLAVYPTPRPPLEALLKKGAENSERDASIEVMVEMMRNLQPALRRLHAVTAAPEEDVLKTPEFELRP, from the coding sequence ATGCGCAAGCGCCTCTCCCACTTTTTTGCCGTGATCGGATTCGTGGTCGTGGTGTACGCCGCCATCGTGTTCGCGGTGGTGCTGTTCTCCAAAGGCCGCGTGCCCAAGAAGACGGTGCTGGAACTGGACCTGGAGCGGCCCATGATCGAAGCCGTCCCCGACGATCCCATCGCCGAGGCCATGAACCGCGACACCGCCAAGGTGCGCGACGTGGTGGAAGCGCTGGAGCGGGCCGAGAAAGACGACCGGGTGGTCGGCGTGGTGGCGCGCATCGGCGCCGCCCGCATGGGCCTCGCCCAGGCCCAGGAGGTGCGCAACGCCGTCCTGCGCTTCCGCAAGAGCAAGAAGTTCGCCATCGCTTTCGCCGAGAGCTTCGGCGAGTTCAGCAACGGCGGCGCCTCCTATTACGTGGCCACCGCCTTCGACCAGATCTGGATGCAGCCCTCCGGCGACATCGGCATGACCGGCATCATGCTGGAATCGCCCTTCATCAAGGGCACGCTCGCCAAGCTGGGCATGACTTTCCACGGCGATCATCGCTATGAGTACAAGAACGCGCTGAACTTCTACACCGAGACCAGGTACACGCCGGCGCACCGCGAGGCCATGCAGAAGGTCATGGACTCGTTCTTCGGCCAGCTGGTGAACGGCATCGCGGAAGCACGCCACAAGTCGCCGGCGGAGATCAAGGCGCTGATGGACCGCGGGCCGTTCCTGGGCAGGGAAGCGCTCGATGCCGGCCTGGTGGACAAGCTGGGCTACCGCGACGAGGCCTACACCGAGGTGAAGCAGCGGGCGGGCAGCGACGCCGAGCTCCTCTACTCCTGGAAGTACCTGGCGCGCGCCGGACGCCCGCACGACAAGGGGGAGAAGATCGCCCTCATCTACGGCGTCGGCGGGGTCACGCGCGGCAAGAGCAGCTACGACCCGGTGGGCGGCAGCTTCACCATGGGCTCCGACACCGTGGCCGCGGCCTTTCGCGAAGCGGCGGCCGACAAGGACGTGAAGGCCATCCTCTTCCGGGTGGACAGCCCCGGCGGTTCCTACGTGGCTTCCGACACCATCTGGCGGGAAGCGGCGAAAGCCAAGCAGGCGGGCAAGCCGATCATCGTCTCCATGGGCGACCTGGCCGGCTCGGGCGGGTACTTCGTCGCCATGAACGCCGACAAGATCGTGGCCCAGCCGGGGACCATCACCGCCTCCATCGGGGTGCTCAGCGGAAAGCTGCTGACCTCCGGCTTTTGGGACAAAATCGGGGTGTCGTGGGACGAGATCCACACCAGCCAGAACTCGACCATGTGGACCGGTACCCACGACTACAACCCCACGGAATGGGCCCGCTTCCAGCAGTGGCTTGACCGCATTTACGTGGACTTCACCAGCAAGGTCGCCGAAGGACGGCACCTGCCCAAAGAAGAGGTGTTGCAGATCGCCAAGGGCCGCATCTGGACTGGCGAGGACGCCAAAGGGCTCGGCTTGGTGGATGAACTGGGCGGATTCCCCGAGGCGCTGGCCCTGGCCAAGAAGGCGGGCGGCATCCCCGAGAGCGAAGAGGTCCAGCTTGCCGTCTATCCCACCCCCAGGCCGCCCCTGGAGGCGCTGCTGAAGAAAGGGGCGGAGAACAGCGAGCGCGACGCCAGCATCGAGGTAATGGTGGAGATGATGCGCAATCTCCAGCCGGCGCTGCGCCGGTTGCACGCCGTCACTGCCGCTCCCGAGGAGGATGTGCTGAAGACCCCGGAGTTCGAGCTGAGGCCGTAA
- a CDS encoding amidohydrolase family protein produces the protein MRHCPGTKRRLTISALLLWMCVTAAAQQTPAGELVESGKFRLHKFEQAIGEERYEVRREGTSLVTTVRFEFTDRGAKVPLTAALRSAADLTPQSFEIKGKTSRLSNIDSAVEVQGATAAIRQMTSSRHAPVPERFFTISGYSPIALQMMLVRYWRAHGSPASLATLPQGEVRILDRGRQALTVGGKQVELQRYSVAGLIWGRESLWFDAEQRLVAAVTTDAEFDHFEAIAEGYEPLLAQFVAEAGQDGMAVLAELSRELQVKASGPLAIVGATLVDGTGKPPVPDSAVVVEGGKIVAAGPRAKVKIPKKATVFDAAGKFLLPGLWDMHAHFEQVEWGPIYLAAGVTTVRDVGNELEFITAVRDALRDGRGLGPQLLLAGVVDGDGPIAIGTARVNSPKDAARWVAAYKKDGFQQMKIYSSVKLENLKAICEDAHRAGMTVTGHIPRGLDVFQAVGAGMDQVNHIHFLLDPLLPESAKALSRPQRLQALAALDMNGAAAQHEIGFLKQHGTVVDPTLALMELNSHAAGVPVTSFEPGVSRVAPELAEPLTSGGASPEAAPTMRKIFENQLAMVGALHKAGVPIVAGTDQAVPGHSLHREIELYALAGFTPMEAIQAATLVPARVMGVDKEVGTVEVGKRADLVLLDADPLERISNIRTVRYVVARGVFYDTAKLWQSVGFKP, from the coding sequence ATGCGGCATTGCCCTGGAACCAAGCGCAGACTCACCATCTCGGCCCTTCTGTTGTGGATGTGCGTCACGGCGGCGGCACAGCAGACGCCGGCAGGAGAGCTGGTCGAGAGTGGGAAGTTCCGCCTGCACAAGTTTGAGCAGGCGATCGGGGAGGAGAGGTATGAGGTCCGGCGCGAGGGGACGTCGCTCGTCACCACCGTCCGATTCGAGTTCACTGATCGCGGCGCCAAGGTGCCGCTCACCGCGGCCCTTCGCTCGGCAGCGGACCTGACTCCGCAATCGTTCGAGATCAAGGGCAAGACTTCGCGGTTGTCGAACATTGATTCCGCGGTGGAGGTGCAGGGCGCAACGGCGGCCATCCGGCAGATGACGAGCTCCCGCCATGCGCCGGTCCCGGAGCGCTTCTTCACCATCAGCGGCTACTCGCCCATCGCCCTGCAGATGATGCTGGTGCGCTACTGGCGGGCACACGGCTCGCCGGCGTCGCTGGCGACCTTGCCCCAGGGCGAGGTGCGTATCCTCGACCGCGGGCGCCAGGCCCTGACCGTGGGCGGCAAGCAGGTGGAGCTGCAACGCTACAGCGTGGCCGGGCTGATCTGGGGACGCGAGTCGCTGTGGTTCGACGCCGAGCAGCGCCTGGTGGCGGCGGTCACCACCGACGCCGAATTCGACCACTTCGAGGCCATCGCCGAGGGTTACGAGCCGCTGCTGGCCCAGTTCGTCGCCGAGGCCGGGCAGGACGGGATGGCCGTGCTGGCCGAGCTTTCGCGTGAGCTGCAGGTGAAAGCTTCGGGACCGCTGGCCATCGTCGGGGCCACGCTCGTCGACGGCACCGGCAAGCCGCCCGTGCCGGACTCCGCGGTGGTGGTCGAGGGCGGCAAGATCGTCGCCGCCGGACCACGCGCCAAGGTCAAGATCCCGAAGAAAGCGACCGTGTTCGACGCCGCGGGGAAGTTCCTGCTTCCCGGGCTGTGGGACATGCACGCCCACTTCGAGCAGGTGGAGTGGGGACCGATCTATCTGGCAGCCGGCGTGACCACGGTGCGCGATGTCGGGAATGAACTGGAGTTCATCACGGCAGTACGGGACGCGCTGCGCGATGGGCGCGGCCTGGGGCCGCAGTTGCTGCTGGCCGGCGTGGTGGACGGGGATGGGCCGATCGCCATTGGGACAGCGCGTGTGAATTCCCCGAAAGATGCCGCCCGCTGGGTCGCGGCCTACAAGAAAGATGGATTCCAGCAGATGAAGATCTACAGCTCGGTGAAGCTGGAGAACCTGAAAGCCATCTGCGAGGACGCGCACCGGGCGGGCATGACGGTCACCGGTCACATCCCGCGCGGGCTCGACGTCTTCCAGGCGGTCGGTGCAGGGATGGACCAGGTGAACCACATCCATTTCCTGCTCGACCCGCTGCTGCCGGAGTCCGCCAAGGCGTTGTCCCGTCCGCAACGCTTGCAAGCGCTGGCCGCCCTGGACATGAATGGCGCGGCGGCGCAGCACGAGATCGGATTCCTCAAGCAGCACGGCACGGTGGTGGACCCGACCCTCGCGCTCATGGAATTGAACTCCCACGCCGCGGGCGTGCCGGTGACAAGCTTCGAGCCGGGGGTGTCGAGGGTGGCGCCGGAATTGGCTGAACCCTTGACCAGCGGCGGCGCCTCCCCGGAGGCCGCGCCCACCATGCGCAAGATCTTTGAGAACCAGTTGGCGATGGTCGGGGCGCTGCACAAGGCGGGAGTGCCCATCGTGGCGGGTACCGACCAGGCCGTCCCGGGACACAGCCTGCACCGCGAGATCGAGTTGTACGCGCTGGCGGGCTTCACGCCCATGGAGGCCATCCAGGCCGCGACCCTGGTCCCGGCGCGCGTCATGGGCGTGGACAAGGAGGTCGGGACCGTCGAGGTGGGCAAGCGCGCCGACCTGGTCCTGCTCGACGCCGACCCGCTGGAGAGGATCAGCAACATTCGCACCGTGCGATATGTGGTGGCGCGCGGCGTGTTCTACGATACGGCTAAGCTGTGGCAGAGCGTGGGCTTCAAACCTTAG
- a CDS encoding inorganic phosphate transporter, producing the protein MYLDNWFRRLQLPSAACYSLGHGGNDAQKTMGIVAGALYTGGIMSKSDFLADWGRLHWPIILAAHAAIGLGTYFGGWRIVHTMGSKITKLKPVGGFAAESAGAVTLFGTALAGIPVSTTHTITGAIVGVGATHRLSAVRWGVARRIVWAWILTIPASAMVAALTFCLMRLIVPTA; encoded by the coding sequence GTGTACCTCGATAACTGGTTCCGCCGCCTGCAATTACCCTCCGCCGCCTGCTACTCGCTCGGACACGGCGGCAACGATGCCCAGAAGACGATGGGCATCGTGGCCGGGGCGCTGTACACCGGTGGCATCATGAGCAAGAGCGACTTCCTGGCCGACTGGGGAAGGCTCCACTGGCCCATCATCCTGGCGGCGCACGCCGCCATAGGGTTGGGGACGTATTTCGGTGGCTGGCGGATCGTGCATACCATGGGATCGAAGATCACCAAGCTGAAGCCGGTAGGGGGCTTCGCCGCCGAGTCGGCCGGGGCCGTCACCCTGTTCGGCACCGCTCTGGCAGGCATCCCGGTGAGCACCACTCACACCATCACGGGCGCCATCGTTGGCGTGGGCGCGACCCACCGCCTTTCGGCGGTACGCTGGGGCGTGGCCCGGCGCATCGTCTGGGCGTGGATCCTCACCATTCCCGCCTCCGCCATGGTGGCCGCCCTCACCTTCTGCCTGATGCGCCTCATCGTGCCAACGGCATAA
- a CDS encoding efflux RND transporter permease subunit, with protein sequence MSVAELFIRRPVMTTLVMAAILLFGVMGYRLLPVSDLPNVDFPTILVSASLPGATPETMAAGVALPLEKQFSTIAGLDSMTSSSFQGSTQITLQFSLDRNIDAAAQDVQSMISKAAKDLPQDMPAPPSYQKVNPADQPVLYLALYSPTLPLSQVDEYAETMMAQRISMVSGVAQVQVYGSQKYAVRVQLDPRAMAIRQIGIDEVNQAVQRANVNLPTGILYGHKQAFTVQANGQLTDAAGYKPLIVTYRNGSPVRLQDIGDVADSVENDKIRGMFYLNKKGERSVVLAIQRQPGTNTVEVVDNIKTLLPKFRQQMPASVFLEVLYDRSVSIRDSVHDVKFTLMLTIALVIMVIFLFLRNVSATVIPSLALPMSIVGTFAAMYLFGYSLDNMSLMALTLSVGFVVDDAIVMLENIVRHMEHGEHPYEASVRGSREIGFTIISMTLSLAAVFIPVLFMGGILGRLLHEFAVTIGVAILVSGFVSLTLTPMLCSRWLRPSKEAHHGFLYRWFENGFGALLGVYVRTLAPVLRWRKTVIFVSTVILVITAYLFVAIPKGFLPSEDTGQIFIITEAAQGISFDSMVEHQKQVANIILQQPYADQFMSFVGGGGGNTGRMFVRLTPRNTRPHVDQVIQDLRRKVASVPGIMVFPQNLPPIRIGGQLTKSQYQLTLQSTDTQELYAAVPKLEAKMRELPGLQDVTSDMLVKNPQVNVNIDRDQAAALGVTAQQVEDALYTAYSQRQISTIYAPNNEYRVIMEVKPEFQRDPAALSLLYIRSDKGALVPLNAVATLTPTLGPLSVNHLGQLPSVTVSFNTKPGVALGDAVSAVQKVARDTLPSTITTSFQGTAQAFESSIRGLGVLLILAILVIYIVLGILYESFIHPLTILSGLPSAGFGALVTLMLFHIDLNIYAFVGVIMLVGIVKKNAIMMIDFALVAQRQHGKNAADAIYEGALVRFRPIMMTTMAALMGTLPIALGFGAGAESRRPLGLAVVGGLMFSQIITLYITPVIYTYMDSFQNWVQRKTGKAANGEAIPEELPVANGNGELVER encoded by the coding sequence GCGACCTGCCGAACGTGGACTTCCCCACCATCCTGGTGTCGGCTTCCCTGCCCGGGGCCACGCCGGAAACCATGGCGGCGGGCGTCGCGCTCCCCTTGGAGAAGCAGTTCTCCACCATCGCCGGGCTGGATTCGATGACCTCCAGCAGCTTCCAGGGCAGCACCCAGATCACGTTGCAGTTCTCGCTGGACCGCAACATCGACGCCGCCGCCCAGGACGTGCAGTCGATGATCTCCAAGGCCGCCAAGGACCTGCCCCAGGACATGCCGGCGCCGCCTTCCTACCAGAAGGTGAACCCGGCCGATCAGCCCGTCCTTTACCTGGCGCTCTATTCGCCCACGCTGCCGCTCTCGCAGGTGGATGAATACGCCGAGACCATGATGGCGCAGCGCATCTCCATGGTGTCGGGCGTGGCCCAGGTGCAGGTGTACGGCTCGCAGAAGTACGCGGTGCGGGTGCAGCTCGATCCCCGCGCCATGGCCATCCGCCAGATCGGCATCGACGAGGTCAACCAGGCTGTCCAGCGCGCCAACGTCAATCTCCCGACCGGGATCCTGTACGGGCACAAGCAGGCGTTCACCGTCCAGGCCAACGGGCAGCTCACCGACGCCGCCGGCTACAAGCCCCTGATCGTCACCTACCGGAACGGCTCGCCGGTGCGCCTGCAGGACATCGGCGACGTCGCCGACTCGGTGGAGAACGACAAGATCCGGGGCATGTTCTACCTCAACAAGAAGGGCGAGCGCTCGGTGGTGCTGGCCATCCAGCGCCAGCCCGGCACCAACACGGTGGAGGTGGTGGACAACATCAAGACGCTGCTGCCCAAGTTCCGCCAGCAGATGCCGGCCTCGGTCTTCCTCGAGGTGCTCTACGACCGCTCGGTCTCGATCCGCGATTCGGTGCACGACGTGAAGTTCACCCTGATGCTGACCATCGCCCTGGTCATCATGGTGATCTTCCTGTTCCTGCGCAACGTCTCCGCGACCGTCATCCCCAGCCTGGCGCTGCCCATGTCCATCGTGGGCACGTTCGCGGCGATGTACCTGTTCGGCTACTCGCTGGACAACATGTCGCTGATGGCATTGACGCTCTCGGTCGGCTTCGTGGTGGACGACGCCATCGTCATGCTGGAAAACATCGTGCGCCACATGGAGCACGGCGAGCACCCCTACGAGGCGTCGGTGCGGGGGTCGCGCGAGATCGGCTTCACCATCATCTCCATGACCCTGTCGCTGGCCGCGGTCTTCATCCCGGTGCTGTTCATGGGCGGTATCCTGGGACGGCTGCTGCACGAGTTCGCGGTCACCATCGGGGTGGCCATCCTGGTCTCCGGCTTCGTCTCGCTGACCCTGACCCCGATGCTATGCAGCCGCTGGCTGCGGCCTTCGAAGGAGGCGCACCACGGCTTCCTGTACCGCTGGTTCGAGAACGGGTTCGGCGCCCTGCTCGGCGTTTACGTGCGCACCCTGGCCCCGGTGCTGCGCTGGCGCAAGACCGTGATCTTTGTCTCCACCGTCATCCTGGTGATCACCGCCTATCTGTTCGTGGCCATCCCCAAGGGCTTCCTGCCCAGCGAGGACACCGGGCAGATCTTCATCATCACGGAAGCGGCGCAGGGCATCTCGTTCGACTCCATGGTCGAGCACCAGAAGCAGGTAGCGAACATCATTCTGCAGCAGCCGTACGCCGACCAGTTCATGTCGTTCGTAGGCGGGGGCGGCGGCAACACCGGGCGCATGTTCGTCCGCCTGACGCCGCGCAACACCCGCCCGCACGTGGACCAGGTGATCCAGGACTTGCGGCGCAAGGTGGCGTCGGTGCCGGGCATCATGGTGTTCCCCCAGAACCTGCCGCCCATCCGCATCGGCGGGCAGCTCACCAAGAGCCAATACCAGCTCACCCTGCAGAGCACCGACACCCAGGAGCTGTATGCGGCGGTCCCGAAACTGGAGGCCAAGATGCGGGAGCTGCCCGGACTCCAGGACGTGACCAGCGATATGCTGGTGAAGAACCCGCAGGTCAACGTCAACATCGACCGGGACCAGGCGGCGGCCCTGGGCGTGACCGCGCAACAGGTCGAGGACGCGCTCTACACTGCTTACAGCCAGCGCCAGATCTCGACCATCTACGCGCCCAACAATGAGTACCGCGTCATCATGGAGGTGAAGCCGGAGTTCCAGCGCGATCCGGCGGCGCTCTCCCTGCTCTACATCCGCTCCGATAAAGGCGCGCTGGTGCCTCTGAATGCGGTCGCCACCCTGACCCCCACCCTGGGGCCGCTTTCGGTGAACCACCTGGGGCAGTTGCCGTCAGTGACCGTGTCGTTCAACACCAAGCCGGGCGTGGCCCTGGGCGACGCCGTCAGCGCGGTGCAGAAGGTGGCGCGCGATACCCTGCCCTCGACCATCACCACCAGCTTCCAGGGGACGGCGCAGGCCTTCGAATCGTCCATCCGGGGCCTGGGCGTGCTGCTCATCCTCGCCATCCTGGTCATCTACATCGTGCTGGGGATCCTGTACGAGAGCTTCATCCACCCGCTGACCATCCTGTCGGGTCTGCCCTCGGCGGGCTTCGGCGCGCTGGTGACCCTGATGCTCTTCCATATCGACCTGAACATCTACGCCTTCGTGGGCGTGATCATGCTGGTGGGCATCGTCAAGAAGAACGCCATCATGATGATCGATTTCGCGCTGGTGGCGCAGCGCCAGCACGGGAAGAATGCCGCTGACGCCATCTACGAAGGAGCGCTGGTGCGCTTCCGACCCATCATGATGACCACCATGGCGGCGCTGATGGGCACGCTGCCTATCGCCCTGGGCTTCGGCGCCGGCGCCGAGTCGCGGCGTCCGCTGGGCCTGGCCGTGGTCGGCGGCCTGATGTTCTCCCAGATCATCACCCTCTACATCACCCCGGTGATCTACACCTACATGGACTCGTTCCAGAACTGGGTACAGAGGAAGACCGGCAAAGCCGCCAACGGCGAGGCCATCCCGGAGGAACTGCCAGTGGCGAACGGCAACGGTGAGCTGGTGGAGCGGTAG
- a CDS encoding DUF1801 domain-containing protein, with the protein MSKTKPATPNDYIAQIEEPHRTAIKAIHAMIRKALPKLEPSIQYGMIGYGTYHYKYDSGREGDAPIIAVASRSGYISIYGCGAEIAKGAKQALPKADFGKGCIRFKKPQDIDLKALEKVVKAAAREKVKLLGKTPTSAAASAKV; encoded by the coding sequence ATGAGCAAGACAAAGCCTGCTACCCCGAACGACTACATCGCGCAGATCGAGGAACCGCACCGCACCGCCATCAAGGCGATCCACGCCATGATCCGAAAGGCGCTACCCAAACTCGAGCCTTCGATCCAGTACGGCATGATCGGTTACGGCACCTATCATTACAAGTACGACAGCGGCCGGGAAGGGGACGCCCCTATCATTGCTGTCGCCAGCCGGAGCGGCTACATCTCGATCTATGGCTGCGGGGCAGAGATTGCCAAGGGTGCCAAGCAGGCCTTGCCCAAGGCTGATTTCGGCAAGGGCTGCATCCGCTTCAAGAAGCCGCAGGACATCGACCTGAAGGCCCTGGAGAAGGTCGTCAAGGCCGCCGCGCGGGAGAAGGTGAAGTTGCTTGGCAAGACGCCCACGTCCGCGGCGGCCTCGGCTAAGGTTTGA